Proteins from a genomic interval of Cyclopterus lumpus isolate fCycLum1 chromosome 18, fCycLum1.pri, whole genome shotgun sequence:
- the zgc:194930 gene encoding uncharacterized protein zgc:194930 isoform X1 has product MESGCSSSLISHREEKQKLHDTAGQMGCPCCKMMKSYISDPSEAADARKTDSACSSLYQPHHLPSRGPLSDLDKQKQGFNNLGYSRSNDSTLKLEVDNNHVNHRLHAAHLPAKEQGSVPHADGALYIIQPEAVGPRWVMRDKGPSQVPVYPEMQEYGNHRSYGVNECANGSEGLSADEIDEGVGGTPEYPCDTGDEGSARSMEMHTSTTSLSSADTRDELRPPKSPDASAVKSVVPAMKGEEQEAQSVTDSMVAEALAALEAATAGEDSE; this is encoded by the exons CTCCACGACACAGCTGGCCAAATGGGGTGCCCATGCTGCAAGATGATGAAAAG CTACATCTCCGACCCCTCCGAGGCGGCGGATGCCAGGAAGACCGACTCTGCGTGCAGCTCGCTCTACCAGCCGCACCACCTCCCCAGCAGAGGCCCGCTCAGCGACCTCGACAAGCAGAAGCAGGGCTTCAACAACCTGGGCTACAGCAGGTCCAACGACAGCACGCTGAAACTGGAGGTGGACAACAACCACGTCAACCACCGGCTGCACGCCGCGCATCTGCCCGCCAAGGAGCAGGGGAGCGTCCCGCACGCGGACGGAGCGCTGTACATCATCCAGCCAGAAGCTGTGGGGCCCAGATGGGTGATGCGGGACAAAGGGCCGAGCCAGGTGCCGGTTTACCCCGAAATGCAGGAGTACGGGAACCATAGGAGCTACGGCGTCAACGAGTGTGCGAACGGCAGCGAAGGCCTGTCGGCGGACGAGATCGACGAGGGCGTGGGAGGCACGCCGGAGTACCCGTGCGACACGGGGGACGAGGGCAGCGCCCGGTCGATGGAGATGcacaccagcaccaccagcctGTCTTCGGCCGACACCAGGGACGAGCTCAGACCTCCAAAGAGCCCGGACGCTTCCGCCGTCAAGAGCGTCGTCCCGGCGATGAAGGGCGAGGAGCAGGAGGCGCAGAGCGTCACGGACTCGATGGTGGCGGAGGCCCTCGCTGCTTTGGAGGCCGCCACCGCCGGGGAGGACAGCGAGTGA
- the zgc:194930 gene encoding uncharacterized protein zgc:194930 isoform X2, protein MGCPCCKMMKSYISDPSEAADARKTDSACSSLYQPHHLPSRGPLSDLDKQKQGFNNLGYSRSNDSTLKLEVDNNHVNHRLHAAHLPAKEQGSVPHADGALYIIQPEAVGPRWVMRDKGPSQVPVYPEMQEYGNHRSYGVNECANGSEGLSADEIDEGVGGTPEYPCDTGDEGSARSMEMHTSTTSLSSADTRDELRPPKSPDASAVKSVVPAMKGEEQEAQSVTDSMVAEALAALEAATAGEDSE, encoded by the exons ATGGGGTGCCCATGCTGCAAGATGATGAAAAG CTACATCTCCGACCCCTCCGAGGCGGCGGATGCCAGGAAGACCGACTCTGCGTGCAGCTCGCTCTACCAGCCGCACCACCTCCCCAGCAGAGGCCCGCTCAGCGACCTCGACAAGCAGAAGCAGGGCTTCAACAACCTGGGCTACAGCAGGTCCAACGACAGCACGCTGAAACTGGAGGTGGACAACAACCACGTCAACCACCGGCTGCACGCCGCGCATCTGCCCGCCAAGGAGCAGGGGAGCGTCCCGCACGCGGACGGAGCGCTGTACATCATCCAGCCAGAAGCTGTGGGGCCCAGATGGGTGATGCGGGACAAAGGGCCGAGCCAGGTGCCGGTTTACCCCGAAATGCAGGAGTACGGGAACCATAGGAGCTACGGCGTCAACGAGTGTGCGAACGGCAGCGAAGGCCTGTCGGCGGACGAGATCGACGAGGGCGTGGGAGGCACGCCGGAGTACCCGTGCGACACGGGGGACGAGGGCAGCGCCCGGTCGATGGAGATGcacaccagcaccaccagcctGTCTTCGGCCGACACCAGGGACGAGCTCAGACCTCCAAAGAGCCCGGACGCTTCCGCCGTCAAGAGCGTCGTCCCGGCGATGAAGGGCGAGGAGCAGGAGGCGCAGAGCGTCACGGACTCGATGGTGGCGGAGGCCCTCGCTGCTTTGGAGGCCGCCACCGCCGGGGAGGACAGCGAGTGA
- the rell1 gene encoding RELT-like protein 1, with product MENSTSDMLGPTTVAGKEESSHTDHIAFILVPVCFLLGLLGVVICHVLKRKGYRCTTEAHDDEEEEKDLELGGDMNDTLSENNDTVGQIVHYIMRNEANSEALKAMVHDNSIDSEGPPLTPTSPLTPTSPGSPPLTPISPGAPPGAAKHTCNHLHTIGGFGGHKNICNRCSQKKWPLMRRLSARKAEQRRSQLGEVTVLAVGRFRVTKCERPTSNRRTLLITDSNGSAPASPTATEPRSRTTSESQQEQTEDDLDKEKR from the exons ATGGAGAACTCAACCTCCGATATGC TGGGTCCGACCACAGTTGCTGGAAAAGAAGAGTCCAGCCACACAGACCACATTGCTTTCATCCTGGTGCCCGTTTGCTTCCTTCTGGGCCTGTTGGGTGTGGTGATCTGCCACGTGTTGAAGAGGAAGGGCTATCGGTGCACCACCGAGGCccatgatgatgaggaggaagaaaaggatcTTGAGCTGGGCGGAG ACATGAATGACACCCTCAGTGAAAACAATGACACCGTTGGGCAGATTGTCCACTACATCATGAGAAATGAAG caaaCTCTGAAGCCCTGAAAGCCATGGTTCATGACAACAGCATTGACTCTGAAGG ACCTCCACTCACCCCCACCTCTCCACTCACCCCCACCTCTCCTGGCTCCCCTCCGCTGACTCCCATATCACCGGGTGCACCCCCAGGAGCTGCCAAGCACACCTGCAACCACCTGCACACCATCGGTGGCTTCGGCGGGCACAAGAACATCTGCAACCGCTGCAGCCAGAAGAAATGGCCGCTTATGAGGAGGCTGTCTGCCCGCAAGGCGGAGCAGCGCCGCAGCCAACTCGGAGAGGTCACGGTCCTGGCtgtgggcag GTTCAGGGTGACGAAGTGTGAAAGGCCGACCAGCAATAGGCGGACGCTGCTAATAACGGACTCCAATGGGAGCGCTCCTGCGTCTCCTACGGCGACGGAGCCCAGGAGCCGGACGACGTCTGAGTCCCAGCAG GAACAGACGGAGGACGACTTGGACAAAGAGAAGCGATAG
- the per1b gene encoding period circadian protein homolog 1b — translation MSYEDSKSMPSSSTRGRVARADEKKYSDQETESEELNSLKTIISQPSANVTSQEQESGNGGSSIGGSSPSVRSGSRGRRGHNSDDMDGLSSGNDSGERESEGGMERDNRSHGRQSIRSSHNSSNGKDSGMMLETTESNKSSNSQSLSPPSSSLAYSLLSTSSEHDPPSTSGCSSNQSARVQTQKDLMKAIKELKLRLPSERKAKGHTSTLNALKYALQCVKQVRANKEYYHQWSVEDCHGCSLDLSAFTLEELDNITSEYTLKNTDTFSMGVSFLSGKVVYVSPQGSSLLRCKPERLQGAMFSELLAPQDVSTFYSGTAPCRLPNWASCIGSASPPVDCTQEKSMFCRIGADQAQGSEMRHYPFRLTPYQLTIRDSDDAEPQPCCLLIAERVHSGYEAPRIPADKRIFTTSHTPSCLFQEVDERAVPLLGYLPQDLVGTPTLLYIHPEDRPLMVAIHEKIFQSAGQPFDHTPLRMCARNGEYLTIDTSWSSFVNPWSRKVAFIVGRHKVRTGPLNEDVFTTPLGCETRTTTPDIVQLSEKIHRLLVQPVHSGSSQGYTSLGSSGSRCSRRSQQQRLGASGASSSDSNGPAVDKVAAAVALHKPMTFQQICKDVHMVKTNGQQVFIESRNRPTPRKITSTGTTSIRAIASDPIRSLIAKIAKAPKALVPAPLTPKEPPTGYSYQQINCLDSIIRYLDSCNIPNTIKRKCGSYTASSTSDEDKQREASNNPGGSVNLVSEPPPLPPLTMAAKAKSVASVTSQCSFSSTIVHVGDKKPPESDIIMEEAPSTPTLAPPTTTPVPPTATPAAYTAIAFPPSQAALPERDSRRRGSVGGGGGRMGLTKEVLSTHTHQAEQAFLDRFKDLSKLRVFDQAASSTLHCQNPAANPLSQGVRCSRDYPAAGSSTSHRRGGKRLKHQESSDLHISLALSGSSAPMPLNIPIGPPANSASWPTVNSQASIPSAPFAPGMLPIYPVYPPLAQSIAIPDPSHFPPTQLVPPMVTLVLPNYMFPQMGAPIAQPGPVPGHFFNPNFTYPVATQAAITAVSRPLPIPATCAPSRSITPQSYSQTPADREGAESPLFQSRCSSPLNLLQLEESPSNRLEVTTAFVATQQAVPSVHGGAAWGQSSAQQRSSESNNDAMSTSSDLLDMLLQEDARSGTGSAASGSGSSGTRSSGSGSGSNGCSSSGTSGMSSSQGSHTSKYFGSIDSSENDHSRKQAAGGSSSARGDGGEEQFIKCVLQDPIWLLMANTDGKVMMTYQLPVRDMETVLRADREALRSMQKHQPRFTEDQKRELSQVHPWIRTGRLPRAINIFGCTGCKSLPTAAPAVPLDVENHEMELCSVLKAQEEGAREGKTNRSETAMDEAHAEDEEKGT, via the exons ATGAGTTATGAGGACTCTAAATCAAtgcccagcagcagcactcGGGGGCGAGTGGCAAGGGCCGACGAGAAGAAATATAGTGACCAGGAAACAGAGTCGGAGGAGTTAAACTCTCTGAAAACCATCATCAGTCAGCCCAGTGCCAATGTTACCAGTCAGGAGCAGGAAAGTGGAAATGGAGGCAGCTCCATTGGCGGCTCATCTCCCAGTGTGAGGTCAGGGTCCAGAGGCCGACGCGGGCACAACTCCGACGATATGGACGGACTCTCCAGCGGGAACGACTCTGGGGAGAGGGAAAGTGAAGGcgggatggagagagacaacCGGTCACATGGGCGCCAGTCCATACGCAGCTCCCACAACTCGTCAAATGGCAAGGACTCTGGCATGATGCTGGAAACTACAGAGAGCAACAAGag CTCCAACTCCCAGAGTCTCTCACCTCCCAGCAGCTCCCTGGCCTACAGCCTGCTGTCGACCAGCTCGGAGCAtgaccccccctccacctctggCTGCAGCAGCAACCAGTCGGCAAGGGTCCAGACCCAGAAAGATCTGATGAAGGCCATCAAGGAGCTGAAGCTCCGCCTACCATCGGAGCGCAAGGCCAAGGGCCACACCAGCACTCTGAATGCGCTCAAATACGCACTCCAGTGTGTCAAACAAGTCCGAG CCAACAAGGAGTACTATCATCAGTGGAGCGTAGAGGACTGTCATGGCTGCAGCCTGGACTTGTCTGCCTTCACACTTGAGGAGCTTGATAACATCACTTCAGAATATACCCTCAAAAACACA GACACTTTCTCCATGGGTGTGTCATTCTTGTCAGGAAAGGTTGTGTACGTATCGCCCCAAGGCTCGTCCCTGCTGCGCTGTAAGCCAGAGCGTCTTCAAGGGGCCATGTTTTCTGAGCTTCTGGCCCCGCAGGACGTCAGCACTTTCTATAGCGGCACGGCACCCTGCCGCCTGCCAAACTGGGCCTCCTGCATCGGGTCTG CTTCTCCTCCAGTGGACTGCACGCAGGAGAAATCCATGTTCTGTCGAATCGGTGCGGACCAGGCGCAGGGCAGCGAGATGCGCCACTACCCCTTTCGCCTCACGCCCTACCAGCTCACCATCAGAGACTCCGATGATGCCGAGCCACAGCCCTGCTGCTTGCTCATTGCAGAGAGGGTCCACTCTGGATACGAAG CTCCTCGTATCCCTGCAGACAAGAGGATCTTCACCACCAGTCACACTCCCAGCTGCCTCTTCCAGGAAGTTGATGAGAG GGCAGTGCCGTTGTTGGGCTACCTGCCTCAGGACTTGGTGGGAACGCCTACCCTCCTCTACATCCACCCTGAAGACCGGCCCCTAATGGTGGCTATACATGAGAAGA TCTTTCAGTCTGCTGGGCAGCCGTTCGACCACACACCCTTGAGGATGTGTGCCCGCAATGGGGAATATCTGACCATCGACACCAGCTGGTCTTCCTTTGTCAATCCCTGGAGCCGGAAGGTGGCGTTCATCGTCGGGCGCCATAAAGTCAGAAC GGGCCCTCTAAATGAAGACGTGTTCACGACACCGCTGGGCTGCGAGACTCGGACAACCACGCCTGACATCGTCCAGCTGAGCGAGAAGATCCACCGACTCCTGGTGCAGCCGGTGCACAGCGGCAGCTCTCAGGGCTACACCTCCCTCGGGTCCAGTGGCTCGCGATGCTCTCGGCGTTCGCAGCAACAGCGCCTCGGTGCCTCAGGCGCCTCGTCCAGCGACAGCAACGGCCCCGCCGTGGACAAAGTCGCTGCCGCGGTTGCTTTACACAAACCT ATGACTTTCCAGCAGATCTGTAAAGATGTCCACATGGTCAAGACTAATGGACAGCAGGTTTTCATCGAGTCCCGTAACCGCCCTACACCCAGAAAAATCACAAGCACAG GCACAACGAGCATCAGAGCCATCGCCAGTGACCCAATCAGAAGTTTAATAGCTAAAATTGCAAAAGCACCCAAAGCTTTGGTCCCTGCTCCGCTCACACCGAAGGAGCCCCCTACTGGCTACTCCTACCAGCAGATCAACTGCCTGGACAGCAtcataag GTACTTGGACAGCTGTAACATTCCTAACACTATAAAAAGGAAGTGTGGCTCCTACACTGCCTCCTCTACGTCTGATGAGGACAAACAGCGGGAGGCCAGCAACAACCCAG GTGGTTCAGTTAACCTTGTAAGTGAAccacctcctctgcctcccctgACCATGGCCGCAAAGGCAAAGAGTGTAGCCTCAGTCACGTCGCAGTGTAGCTTCAGCAGCACCATCGTGCATGTGGGAGACAAGAAGCCTCCTGAGTCAG ACATCATCATGGAGGAGGCTCCTTCAACTCCAACTCTTGCGCCTCCTACAACTACACCAGTTCCTCCCACTGCAACACCCGCCGCTTACACGGCAATCGCCTTCCCCCCTTCTCAAGCCGCTCTGCCAGAGAGGGACAGCCGGAGAAGGGGAagtgttggaggaggagggggccgCATGGGCCTCACAAAGGAGGTGCTATCCACCCACACCCATCAGGCGGAGCAGGCATTCCTGGACCGCTTTAAGGACCTCAGCAAGCTGCGTGTTTTCGATCAGGCGGCATCTTCGACCCTGCACTGTCAGAACCCAGCTGCCAACCCTCTGTCACAAG GAGTGCGTTGTTCTCGGGATTACCCCGCTGCAGGAAGCAGCACCAGTCACAGACGTGGCGGTAAAAGGCTCAAGCACCAGGAGTCATCTGACCTGCACATCTCTCTGGCGCTTAGCGGGAGCTCAGCTCCCATGCCCCTCAACATCCCCATCGGACCCCCAGCAAACTCAGCCTCATGGCCGACTGTAAACTCTCAGGCCAGCATTCCTTCTGCCCCTTTTGCTCCTGGTATGCTTCCAATCTACCCTGTTTACCCACCACTCGCCCAATCCATAGCCATCCCAGATCCATCGCATTTCCCCCCTACCCAGCTGGTACCTCCCATGGTGACCCTCGTTCTTCCCAACTACATGTTCCCCCAGATGGGTGCGCCCATCGCTCAGCCAGGCCCCGTCCCCGGACACTTTTTCAATCCTAACTTCACATACCCCGTTGCCACCCAAGCAGCTATCACCGCTGTTTCAAGGCCCTTACCGATTCCGGCCACCTGCGCCCCGTCTCGGAGCATCACCCCACAGTCCTACAGTCAGACACCTGCTGACCGTGAGGGCGCAGAGTCCCCCCTCTTCCAGTCCAGATGCTCCTCACCTCTCAACCTTTTGCAGCTGGAGGAATCGCCAAGCAACCGTTTAGAGGTCACCACAGCCTTTGTAGCAACACAGCAAGCCGTGCCTTCTGTGCACGGCGGTGCAGCTTGGGGACAGAGCTCAGCCCAACAGAGGAGCTCGGAGTCCAACAACGATGCCATGTCCACCTCCAGCGACCTGCTAGATATGTTGCTTCAGGAAGACGCCCGCTCAGGCACCGGCTCAGCTGCCTCTGGTTCAGGGTCGTCAGGCACGAGGTCTTCTGGTTCAGGCTCTGGGTCAAacggctgcagctcctctggCACCAGCGGCATGA GCAGCAGCCAAGGCAGCCACACCAGCAAGTACTTTGGTAGCATCGACTCATCAGAGAACGATCATTCCCGCAAACAggcagcagggggcagcagtaGTGCCAGAGGAGATGGTGGCGAGGAGCAGTTTATCAAGTGTGTCCTGCAGGACCCCATCTGGCTGCTGATGGCCAACACCGACGGCAAGGTCATGATGACCTATCAGCTGCCTGTCAG agacatggagactgTTTTGCGAGCGGACCGCGAGGCCTTGAGGAGCATGCAGAAACACCAGCCACGCTTCACCGAGGACcagaagagggagctgagccaaGTGCACCCCTGGATCCGCACAGGACGCCTGCCCCGAGCCATCAACATCTTT GGCTGTACAGGCTGCAAGTCTCTGCCCACTGCCGCTCCCGCCGTGCCGTTGGATGTGGAGAACCACGAGATGGAGCTGTGCAGTGTGCTCAAAGCTCAGGAGGAGGGCGCCAGAGAGGGCAAGACAAATCGGTCAGAGACGGCCATGGATGAAGCACACgcagaggatgaagagaaaGGAACATAA